The following are encoded together in the Rhinopithecus roxellana isolate Shanxi Qingling chromosome 5, ASM756505v1, whole genome shotgun sequence genome:
- the LOC115897719 gene encoding chromobox protein homolog 3-like gives MCALSSNVNRISTKKVRLRDADNTWEPEENLDCPELIEAFLNSQKAGREKDGTKRKSLSDSESDDSKSKKKRDADKPRGYARGLDPERIIGATDSSGELMFLMKWKDSDEADLVLAKEANMKCPQIVIAFYEERLTWHSCPEDEAQ, from the exons ATGTGTGCTCTGTCTTCCAATGTGAACAGAATTTCT actaAGAAAGTGAGGCTCCGAGATGCTGACAATACTTGGGAACCTGAAGAAAATTTAGATTGTCCAGAGTTGATTGAAGCATTTCTTAACTCTCAGAAAGCTGGCAGAGAAAAAGATggtacaaaaagaaaatctttatctGACAGTGAATCTGATGACAgcaaatcaaagaagaaaagagatgctGACAAACCAAGAGGATATGCCAGAGGTCTTGATCCTGAAAGAATAATTGGTGCCACAGACAGCAGTGGAGAATTGATGTTTCTTATGAAATGGAAAGATTCAGATGAGGCAGACTTGGTGCTGGCGAAAGAGGCAAATATGAAGTGTCCTCAAATTGTAATTGCTTTTTATGAAGAGAGACTAACTTGGCATTCTTGTCCAGAAGATGAAGCTCAATAA